One genomic segment of Candidatus Zixiibacteriota bacterium includes these proteins:
- a CDS encoding NAD-dependent epimerase/dehydratase family protein, with translation MNDGKSIFITGASGHLGRRLIPKLISQGYRVKGQCRNLKKAERYLQPEVAMVVGDIRDKSWMPQALAGCDYLIHSAAMVSLRPVDYQEMKSINIDGTKNLVEAARKAFVKRFLHISSVATVGGSIDGRPLDENANFNLAGYGLPYFETKKEAEEIILAASASGMETIVLNP, from the coding sequence ATGAATGACGGAAAATCGATTTTTATAACAGGCGCCAGCGGACACTTGGGGCGACGTCTCATTCCGAAACTGATATCTCAAGGGTACCGAGTAAAAGGGCAGTGCCGCAATCTCAAGAAAGCGGAAAGGTATCTTCAGCCCGAGGTCGCGATGGTTGTGGGCGATATTCGCGATAAGAGTTGGATGCCGCAGGCGCTGGCCGGGTGCGATTATCTTATTCATTCTGCCGCCATGGTGAGTCTTCGACCGGTCGATTATCAGGAGATGAAAAGCATTAACATCGACGGCACAAAAAATCTGGTCGAGGCGGCGCGGAAGGCATTCGTAAAAAGATTCCTTCATATATCGAGTGTGGCGACGGTAGGCGGCTCCATTGACGGAAGACCGCTTGATGAGAACGCCAACTTTAATCTCGCCGGGTATGGTCTTCCCTATTTCGAGACTAAAAAGGAAGCGGAGGAGATAATACTGGCGGCATCTGCGTCAGGGATGGAGACTATTGTGCTAAATCCAT